The Caldivirga sp. genome contains the following window.
ACTAATAAAGCAGCAGTGTCCGTTCTCTTAATCTACCAGTTAGTGGATCAACCTCAAGTTCAAGAACCTCAAGGGTTGTTACCCCTATCAGAATCTTATCTATAATGTCTGATATAAGTACTGGAACCACCTCACCCCTACCCTCAATCTCGACCCAGGCCCTAGACCTCTCAAGTTCAATAACTCCAGCACCAGTCTCAATCCTAGACTTACCTGTAATGCTTAAGCTGAGTTCATTGGCCAATGACCTAGGTATTACCGTTAAAGTAACCTCAGTATCGACTAGGGCCTTAACCTCAACTACCCTACTGAGGTTAATATTGCTGATCCTCACATTAACCTACACATGGCCCATCGGTAGGAATCCTGCATTCCAGTTTAAAATCTTTAAAGCATCAATATCCCTCCTCAACATGGTTCCTCATCCATTCTTTCAAACCTTCAGCCTCTTAGCAATGTTGTAATAGCCATACGGCTTAATGCAGTGTTATTTCGATTAAATTAAAGAATATATTCCCTACACTCACAGTATGATGTGGAATCTATAACGCATCCTTGGAAGGATCTGAATAAATATATGGAGGTTAGGGTTAAGGAAGCACTTTATGAGTTTGAACTTGCTGAGAGGTTTCTGGAAAATGGCCTTTATAGGAACGCCGCAGGTAAGGCCTTTCAGGGTTGGAAAGCAACCCTGGCCGCCCTGGCTGCGAATTCCCGTAACGAGTGGCGAGTGAGTTTAAAGGTATTGTTAGGTTACGGGAGAGGATTAAGGTTGAGGCCGTTGATTTTATCGTAGCTATAATGCCCATGACGCGCATGAAGAAGGTTGCCGCATTGTTAAGGTCTAAGTATGGTGATGAGGTAGTGTTGTTGACGGAATTGGCGCTTGATTTACATGAATTCCAGTACAATGGCCTAGACCCTGAGGGTGTCCTCAGCCGTTACTCTGACTTAGACATGGTTAAGCAGGATATAGTGAGCATTATTGAGGGCGGCAGAAAGCTATTAGCATCGTTAACGAATATGCGCCAGTCTTAAGCCCTAAGGACAATACATGACCCATCAGTATTTAAAGGTGGGGCGAATTAATCACCCAATGGAGATGCCTAGGGAGGTTATTGATGCTGCAGAAAAATACGGTATTGACGTAATTGACGTGATCATGGCCCAATTATATCTAAGGGACCCGTCGGAATCAATGCGGTTAAGGCTTGAATTGGCTAGGAGGTATTTAGCTGAGGCTAAGGAGCACTTGAATAGGGGTAATGCTGTCCAAGCCTCAGAGAAGGCCTACAAGGCTGTTGAGGAAGCTGTAAAGGCCCTTGCCGAAAAATACGACCTCCCAGAGAACCAGCAGGCAGTTAAGGAAGGCAGATGGTACACTTATCTACTGCTTAAGGCAAGCTCCCGGTTATCTAGAATGCTTGGTGATTGGGTATTGGATGGGTGGAATGCAGGCTATTCAATGCACGTGTGGGGTTTTCATGAAACTAAAATATTGAGCCATTAATGGGCAGGGTTGAGGGACTAGTCAACGAGACCATTAAGGCCCTGGGCCAGGAATAAATCAAGTCGACACTGGTATACTTTTCAGTTCTTAAGCTAGG
Protein-coding sequences here:
- a CDS encoding aspartyl protease family protein; translated protein: MRISNINLSRVVEVKALVDTEVTLTVIPRSLANELSLSITGKSRIETGAGVIELERSRAWVEIEGRGEVVPVLISDIIDKILIGVTTLEVLELEVDPLTGRLRERTLLLY
- a CDS encoding PaREP1 family protein; this translates as MEVRVKEALYEFELAERFLENGLYRNAAGKAFQGWKATLAALAANSRNEWRVSLKVLLGYGRGLRLRPLILS
- a CDS encoding PaREP1 family protein; protein product: MASEFKGIVRLRERIKVEAVDFIVAIMPMTRMKKVAALLRSKYGDEVVLLTELALDLHEFQYNGLDPEGVLSRYSDLDMVKQDIVSIIEGGRKLLASLTNMRQS
- a CDS encoding PaREP1 family protein translates to MPREVIDAAEKYGIDVIDVIMAQLYLRDPSESMRLRLELARRYLAEAKEHLNRGNAVQASEKAYKAVEEAVKALAEKYDLPENQQAVKEGRWYTYLLLKASSRLSRMLGDWVLDGWNAGYSMHVWGFHETKILSH